The sequence TAGGCCTCGTCCAGGGCCTCTCGGAGGCCGACGGCCATCGCCGCCAGGTCGTGGCCCGCCAGACCCCCGTAGGTCAGAAAGCCCTCATGGAGGACAAGGAATGGAGCGACCGCTTCATAGACGTCCGCATGCCGTGTGACGATGAAGCCCCCGATGGGGACGAGGCCGTCCTTCTTGGCGCTCATCAGACACGCGTCGGCATACTCGAACATCTGGCGGGCGATGTCCCGCAGGGGCGTAGACCGGAAGGCCGGCTCCCGTTGACGGATGAAGTAGCAGTTTTCGGCAAAGCGGGCGATGTCCATCACGAGCCGGGCCCCGTACCGATGGGCCAGTTCGGCCGTCTGGCGGATGTTTTCCATCGAGACGGGTTGGCCCCCCAGGGCGTTGTTCGTGACGGTCAGCATGACGATGGGGACCTGGCCCGGGGCGGCCTCCCGCAAGAGGCGGGCGAGCCGCTCGACGTCGAGGTTGCCCTTGAAGGGCGCCTCCGAGTCGGGGTCGGCGGCTTCGGGCACGGGCAGGTCCACGGGCGTCGCCCCGACGGCCCGGATGTTGGCCCGGGTCGTGTCAAAATGCGTATTCGACGGCACGACTTGGCCGGGTCGGAGGAGGGCTTTGAAGAAGACGTGCTCAGCGCCCCGGCCCTGATGGACCGGCAGGACGTACGGCATCCCCGTCAGGTCCTCGACGACGGCCCGCAGGGCCTCAAAGCTCTGAGAGCCGGCGTAAGCCTCGTCGCCCATGACGAGGGCCGCCCACTGGGCGTCGCTCATGGCACCCGTCCCGCTATCGGTCAGGAGGTCAATGAAGACGTCCCGGGACCGCAGGTAGAAGACATTCCAGTGGGCTTCTTCCATACGGGCCCAACGGTCGGCCGCCGGCAGACGACGGATCGGTTCGACCATCTTGATACGGAAGGGTGGAACACGAATCGGTTTCCATTCCGACATGAGAGCCTCCAGCCAGCCTCTCGCCCCGTGATGGGGCCTTCAGGGTTCGTCGCTTCCCGCCAGGACCATAGCTCATTACTGCGTGGGAAACAAGGG is a genomic window of bacterium HR11 containing:
- the tnaA1 gene encoding Tryptophanase 1, translating into MSEWKPIRVPPFRIKMVEPIRRLPAADRWARMEEAHWNVFYLRSRDVFIDLLTDSGTGAMSDAQWAALVMGDEAYAGSQSFEALRAVVEDLTGMPYVLPVHQGRGAEHVFFKALLRPGQVVPSNTHFDTTRANIRAVGATPVDLPVPEAADPDSEAPFKGNLDVERLARLLREAAPGQVPIVMLTVTNNALGGQPVSMENIRQTAELAHRYGARLVMDIARFAENCYFIRQREPAFRSTPLRDIARQMFEYADACLMSAKKDGLVPIGGFIVTRHADVYEAVAPFLVLHEGFLTYGGLAGHDLAAMAVGLREALDEAYLAYRVGQVATMVDELHRRGIPVVRPAGGHAVYVVAERLMDHVPVEAFPGQALTVALYCAGGVRACEIGSLLMGDDERPPHELVRLAIPHRVYTDEHLAYVVRVLAAIAERPRAWPGFRVVRAPAVLRHFTAHLTPTGPLPSPTDWELPLAGVDHGP